The following are encoded together in the Oncorhynchus gorbuscha isolate QuinsamMale2020 ecotype Even-year linkage group LG03, OgorEven_v1.0, whole genome shotgun sequence genome:
- the LOC124032216 gene encoding cAMP-dependent protein kinase inhibitor gamma-like isoform X1, with the protein MCYEVSDHGQIMDVETTTPYSDFINCDRTGRRNAVPDIQGQGAAASTSELTKDMEGLDLKVAEGDSGASPAPEGEGLTSQEAQGGEGPS; encoded by the exons AT GTGTTATGAGGTGTCTGATCATGGACAGATAATGGATGTGGAGACAACAACACCGTACTCTGACTTCATCAACTGTGATCGTACAGGCCGCAGGAACGCAGTACCTGACATACAGGGACAGGGGGCAGCAGCCAGCACCAGTGAATTAACCAAAGACATGGAAGGGCTGGACCTGAAGGTGgcgg AAGGAGACTCTGGTGCATCACCAGCCCCTGAGGGTGAAGGGTTGACCAGCCAAGAGGCCCAGGGAGGCGAGGGCCCATCCTAA
- the LOC124032216 gene encoding cAMP-dependent protein kinase inhibitor gamma-like isoform X2 gives MDVETTTPYSDFINCDRTGRRNAVPDIQGQGAAASTSELTKDMEGLDLKVAEGDSGASPAPEGEGLTSQEAQGGEGPS, from the exons ATGGATGTGGAGACAACAACACCGTACTCTGACTTCATCAACTGTGATCGTACAGGCCGCAGGAACGCAGTACCTGACATACAGGGACAGGGGGCAGCAGCCAGCACCAGTGAATTAACCAAAGACATGGAAGGGCTGGACCTGAAGGTGgcgg AAGGAGACTCTGGTGCATCACCAGCCCCTGAGGGTGAAGGGTTGACCAGCCAAGAGGCCCAGGGAGGCGAGGGCCCATCCTAA